The DNA sequence GTTTTTGCATGAGAGTCTCTGTTAAAGCTCCGTGTTGTTTTTAGAGTTCCTGCGGCTTCGGGAAAACTGCTTCCTTGAAGCTTGTTTCGTACGTAGAAAGTTCCGGAACTCTATCATGAATCTATAACATTATATTACCATATTCCACCTTTTTATTCTTAAGTAAGCGCATACAGGAAATTTACTTCCCATTTTCCTTTCCTATGGTTGTTTTATTAGGCAAATCCCTCTATAATGTCCTTTATACAAATACATTTGTTCTTTAATTAGAGACATCTATCAGGAGTGATCGTTGCATGACACAGCAGATGAATATCGGCCTGCTCGGATTCGGAACAGTAGGCACAGGAGTACTTGAAATTGTTGAACAGCACCAGGATAAGCTGGCGCACCAGATCGGAGCATCCGTGAAAGTGAAAAGGATTCTCGTCAATGACCTTCATAAAGACCGCGGCAGTCTTGTAACGAAAGACCAGCTGACGGATAACATTGACGACATTATAAATGACGAAGAAATTGATGCCGTCGTAGAAGTGATGGGCGGTATTGAAGATGCCCGCCTGTATATGAAGAGAGCGCTCGAAAGCGGCAAGCATGTCGTGACCGCCAACAAAGATGTTATGGCACTGTATGGCAGTGAACTGCTGCAGATCGCCAACGAAAAAAAGTGCGATCTTTTCTATGAAGCAAGTGTCGCAGGCGGTATCCCGATTCTCCGCACGATTGTCGAAGGTCTCGCTTCCGACAGAATCACGAAAATGATGGGTATCGTCAACGGCACAACCAACTATATTCTTACCCAGATGACAAAAGAAGGGCGGCTTTATGACGACGTCCTGAAAGAAGCACAGGCTCTCGGTTATGCAGAAGCAGACCCTACCGCCGACGTTGAAGGACTTGACGCGGCCCGGAAAATTGCTATTTTAGGAACGCTCGGTTTTTCAATGAACCTGGATCTCGATGATGTTTCCATCCGCGGCATCTCCAACGTGACGAGTCAGGACCTTGCCTACAGTAAACAGCTCGGCTATACGATGAAGCTCGTCGGCATTGCCAACCGAAACGATGACAAAGTAGAAGTAAGCGTCCAGCCGACACTCGTACCGCACGACCATCCGCTCGCTTCCGTGGATGACGAGTTCAACGCAGTTTACGTGTACGGCGAAGCAGTCGGCGAGACGATGTTTTACGGACCGGGTGCAGGTAAACTGCCGACAGCAACCGCCGTCGTCTCCGACCTGGTCGAAGTATTGAAAAACAAGAGACTCGGTGTGAACGGCAATTCCGCCATCATCCCGCAGTTCGAGAAAAAGTTAAAAACACCGGAAGAAATTCATTCCAAATACTTTTTACGCATTCATGCAAAGGATATTCCAGGAACCTTTGCTTCCCTGACAGCGTTGTTTCATAAAAATAATATAAGCCTCGAAAAAATTCTCCAGGTACCGCTGAATGAAGGAAAACTGGCAGAAATTATCGTTGTTACCCATGAAGTATCGAAAAAAGACTATGATTACGTACTCGAACGATTAAAAGAAGAAGACGTCGTAGTGGAAGTGAAAAGCAGCTACCGAGCGGAAGGAGAAATGAAATAATGTTATGGCGAGGACTTCTTGAAGAATATAAAGCCTATTTACCAGTCAACGAAAAAACACCGATGCTGTCCCTGCAGGAAGGAAATACCCCCCTTCTTCCTATGAAACACCTCTCCGAGAAACTCGGCGTGGAACTTTTCGTGAAGTATGACGGAGCTAACCCGACCGGCTCCTTTAAAGACCGGGGAATGGTGATGGCAGTAGCCAAGGCGAAAGAGTCCGGCAGTGAAGCGATCATGTGCGCATCCACGGGAAACACCTCCGCTGCCGCTGCTGCTTACGCCGCACAGGCGAAGATGCGCTGTCTCGTCGTTATTCCGGACGGCAAAATCGCCATGGGCAAGCTCGCCCAGGCTGTCGTTTACGGAGCTGAAATCGTCAGTATCGAAGGCAACTTTGACAACGCTCTGCAGATGGTACGCAACCTTGAAAAGCAGACACCGATTTCCCTCGTCAATTCCGTGAACCCTTACCGCATCGAAGGCCAGAAAACGTCTGCGTTTGAAATCTGCGACGCGCTCGGAAGCGCCCCGGATATTTTAACGATTCCGGTCGGCAATGCCGGGAATATTACCGCCTACTGGAAAGGGTTCAAAGAGTATCACGAGGCGAAAAAGACAGGCCTTCCGCAGATGCGCGGTTTTGAAGCAGAGGGCTCCGCTGCAATCGTCCGTAACGAAATTATCGATCAGCCGGAGACTGTAGCGACCGCCATCCGTATCGGCAACCCGGCCAGCTGGGATAAAGCAGTAAACGCTGCCGACGAATCCCACGGCAAAATTGATATGGTAACCGATGAGGAGATCATTGAGGCTTACAAGCTTCTGGCGAGAGAAGAAGGCGTTTTTGCAGAACCTGCTTCTGCTGCTTCCATCGCAGGATTAATCAAGCAGATTGAATCCGGCGAAATTAAAAAAGGATCCCGCGTCGTTTCCGTGCTCACAGGAAATGGCCTGAAAGATCCAAACACAGCGATTGATACTGCACTGATCCAGCCGACAAAACTGCCGAACGAAGAACAAGTCGTTTTCGATCATCTACTAGGGCGGGTGAAAGCTACATGAGCAGACAATGGAAAATCCGCGTCCCGGCAAGCACAGCGAATTTAGGACCGGGATTTGACTCAGTTGGAATGGCGCTCAGCAAATATTTAACGTTACACGTGAAACAATCGCAGGAATGGCTCTTTGAAGGAAACTCCGAGCACCTCGAAGGCATTCCAAAAGGTAAAGAAAATTTGATCTATATCATTGCGGACTGGGTCGCTGCAAAGTACGAAGTCGAGCTTCCTGCCGCCCACGTAAAGATGGAAAGTGACATTCCTCTTTCCCGTGGATTTGGCAGCAGCGCTACAGCGATCGTTGCCGGGGTCGAATTAGTTGATCAGCTATGTAACCTGGAAATGACAAAGGAAGATAAAGCCCACTGGGCAAGCCTTTATGAAGGGCATCCCGACAATGTGGTTCCTTCTATCTACGGGGGCCTTGTCATTGGAAGCCAGTTTGAAGAAGATACTCATCTCGTTCATGCTGGCGTTCCTACCGTCGACCTTGTGGCAGTAATTCCGTCCTATGAGCTCAGCACGAAAGAATCACGGGACACGCTCCCGGAAGGCTTCACTTATAAAGCAGCCGTCGCTGCAAGCAGCATTGCTAACGTCCTCGTTGCAGCAATTCTTCAGGATAACTGGAAGCTTGCCGGGGAAGTAATGAAAAAAGATCTGTTTCACCGTCCGTACCGCCTCCCTTCCATTCCGGAATGGCAGCGCGCGGAGCTTCTGATGGAAGAGCTGCCGGTTTATGGCGCTACACTCAGCGGTGCAGGTCCGATCATTCTTTTCTTCGTACCGAAAGGAAAAGGAAAAGAAGTACAGCTTCAGCTCCGTTCCCATTATCAGGAGCAGGTCGTTGAGCAGGTGAGCGTGGATGCTGATGGCTCAACTGTAGAAGTCATTGAAGCGGATCGTGCGGCATTTGCGGCAAAGCGGTAGCAGACAATATAAAAAGGGCCTGTCCGGAATCCGGACGGGCCCTTTTCTTTATGCAGCTTTTTTCTTCGGATGCGGAATGTGATCCTGAATCCAGTCACGGGCAAGCACGTGTGTGCGAAGGTAAGGGATCACCCAGCGGTCACCGCCGAAGCGGCCGGCATTGGCTCCAGCTGCAAGGATGAAAATCGTAAGGAGCACGAGAAGCGGGTTAGTGCTGATCGTACCTGCAAACAGAAACGCAAAGTTCATGGTGACACCGAAGAAGGCAGCGGCAGTTGTGAAAATACCGAGAATCAGACCAAGTCCGACGAGAAGCTCTCCCCAGGCAACCATAAAACTGAACAGCCCGGCATTTGGTACAGCTATATTTTCAATAAAGGCATAATATGTTGGATAAGTAGCGGCTACTTCTTCACTGGCAAGAACACCCTGCAGGTAACCTCCGGCATCAAATCCTCCGGTGACTTTCCCCCACCCTGCGGTGAGCCAGGCCCAGCCGAGATACAAACGAATAAAAACTAAAGCACCAGCAGCATAACGATTGTTTCGCAGAAAATTCATAAACATAATTAATTCCTCCTGAATAAGTTTTTTAATAAGTAGGAGAAAAGCTGCTGGAGTTTCTTTCGTCATTTCGGCCGCCGGGATCCTTCGGCGGATTCTGGTTCGCCAGAGAATGCTGTTTTGAAGCAGTTAGAATGTTCTCTGTTTGTTTGTGAAGTTTTGAGCAGCTTTTCTATATGTTTATAATAGCATAGTTATGTGAATTATTGAGCATGATAGTTGTGTCTATTATGTGAAATATTGAACAAGTGTTATTAATTTATAGAGAGGAATGATTTCCACTGCAGGCGGACGCTTTCCGTGGGGCTCGTCTTCAACTAATTCTGTCTCCGCTTCGCTGCGTTAGAATGGATTTTCAGACTTCGCTGATCCCACTGGAGTCGCCGCCTTCTGTTTCAATCATCCAGCTTTTTTTCGACGAAAGAACTGTACCATTGTTTAAAAATATTCATATAATCGGCAGGAAATATTTTATGAGATTGATTCATCTATTTAGATTAAATTGAACACAGAGAAACGAAAAAATAGTAAATATTTTCTTTTTTACACTATATTGGATAAAAATGTTATGATTGTATATGTTAATTTCAATAAATATCAGGGGGAAAAATACATGAAAAAGTTTGGAATAGGCTTATCGATAGCAGCATTATTAACAGTGGCTGCCTGCGGTAGTGAGGGCGCCAATGAAGCGGCCAATGCAGATAGTGAAAGCAGCAATGGAAATAATGAGGAAACAAGTGAATCAAACAATGACTCAAGCAATGAAGCTGAAGAAAATGATACGGAGAACAATTCAGATAATGCAGAAGCAGACGAAGAAGCTGAAGAGGTAAACAACGAAGTCAATGAAGATACAGAAGAAGTTACTGACGAGGTCGCTGAAGAAGGCTGGGAAACTTCTGTTGGCGAAACGGTAGAAAATGAAGGAGGTACTTTTACTCTTCATGCTAGACAAGATGACATAGATACGGCAGAAACAGGACCCGTTGTAATGGAGATTGAGCAAGTTAATGCTGCGTCAGGAGAGTTATCGCCTGACCTGGCAGCGATGATGGAAACTGAGAACATAGAATACGTGCAGATGGACATCACTGTAGAAAATACAGGGGAAGAAGATATTACTTTCTATGCCAGTCAGGCTACTATCGCGACCAGTACAGGAGAACAGTTAGAGTCTGATATGTGGATGTCTGATCATATCGATGGTGAAATGATGAGCGGCACTTCCCATAGTGGATCATTCTTTTTCATATTAGAGAATTCTAACGCAGAAGATATAGAAAACGTACGGATTACCTGGTCCGCTCCCCATGATGAAGATTTTAATGATATTGGTGAAGAAGTAGATATAGAAGTATCTTTCTGACAACAATAAAATAACTTAACTCAAGTTTGATGATAATCGTATCTGTAGAATTGCTTCCATACGTTGTTATAAGAAAAATATTCCCGAAAATCGTCAATGATCTCCACTTCGAATCGACGCCCAGGGACACAAGTTCGAGCAAAAGAGAGGTCTCTCAACGGCAGGTCAGTTGCAACGAAGTCATTCGTAATAACTACAGCAAACATTAACAGGTTTGAATTTAAAAGGGCCGTCTCAGAAACACTTTTGAGACGGCCCTTAATTTTAAAAGCTATTTGTGAACTGTATCAGCCACCGAAAAGATTCGCCAGGGCGCCAACCAGAATACCGATGACTCCGAAGTCGGAATCCCCGAACGTAGTGTTTTCAAACCCAAGATTTCCAAGTACCGGGAGGAGGAAAGCTGGAATGAAGCTGATAAGAATCCCATTTGTGAATCCCCCTGCAGCTGCACCTATTCGTCCTCCTACTGCGTTCCCGAATACGCCCGCTCCCGCTCCGGTAAAGAAGTGCGGCACGAGACCCGGGATGATGAGGGCCAGCGAGAAAATGCCGAGCATGAACATCCCAATCAAGCCGCCTATAAAGCTGCAGATAAAGCCGATGATTACAGCTGTCGGCGCATAAGGGAAAATGATTGGCACGTCTAGTGCCGGTTTCGCACCCGGAACAAGTTTTTCTGCAATTCCTTTAAAAGCAGGGACAATTTCAGTCAGAATCATACGAACTCCATACATGATAATGCTGAAGCCGGCTGCAAACGTAATTCCCTGCATTAATCCGAACATGATGTAGTTCTGGTCTCCCGCATAAGTACCAACGACTTCTGGTCCGGCGATAATAACCAAAATCAGAAACATGATTACCATTGTTAGTGCTGTGGAAATCAATGAGTCCCTTAAAAAAGACCACTGCTCGGGAATTTTAATGTCTTCTGTTGTCTTCTTCTCGTTACCGACAGCCTTAGCTACCAGTCCTGCAGAGACGTAGCCGATTGTTCCAAAATGACCGATGGCAATCTCATTCCCGCCTGTTATTTTTCGCATGAACGGCTGTGCAAGTGCTGGCATCAAAACCATGACCCCCCCTAAAATAAGAGAGCCTGTCGTAACAAGGGCAACCCCGCTCATTCCAGCCGTTCCAAGCACTGCAGACAGCAACGCTGCCATGAAGAACGTATGGTGTCCAGTCAAAAAGATATATTTCAGAGGAGTAAACCTTGCGTAAAGAATGTTTGCAAGGAAGCCAAATCCCATGATCAGAGCGGTTTCGGTACCAAGCGTCTGCTGAGCGAGAGCGACGATCGCCTCGTTATTCGGAATGACCCCCTGTATCTCAAACCGATCCTGAATGATCCCCCCAAGTGAATCAAGTGAGCCAATAATGACACCCGCACCGGCCCCAAGTATTAGAAATCCAATAATACTCTTTGTTGTGCCGGAAAATACTTTTGAAAAGTTAGCCCGCTGCAGCAGCAGCCCAATCATAACTATCAGGCCGACAAGCACTTCCGGCAGACTCAATATCTCATTCATTAAGAACTCAAAGAATTCCATCCGTATTCATCCCCCTGCTTAGTTTTGGCTCAAAAATTCGTCGATTGCATTCTCCACTTCCTGTTCGCTTGCCATGTTAACGATGGCTTTTACAAACGCCCTTCCGCCCTGCAGCTGGGAAGCGAATTCATTATTTGTCAAAATCATGTCCGCCTGAACACTCTGCGCTGTACTGAAATCGACCGCTTCCACGTCCGCCTTTACACCTTTATTCTTCAGCACTTTATCTGCAGTCATTTTCAACAGCAGACTTGATCCAAATCCCATTCCACATACACATAATACTTTCATCGCTCGTCACCTCTTCGTTTAGTTTTTGCTGCTGTAGAGCAGCTGTTGTATTTCCTTCTGTGATTCTGAATTCAAAAGACTGTTGATCAGCTCTTCATTGTCAATCCATCCTGAAATCGTCTGCAGCATGTTCAAATGCGACTCTGAATCCACCGCTGCCAGGCAGATGAATACTCTAGCCTGCTTTTCCTCACCGCTGCTGTCGGCAGGAAATTCGACGTCCTGCTGAAATACTGTCAGTGCAACCCCCGCCTCTTTTACTCCATTTTCCGGCCTTGCGTGCGGCAGTGCCACGTTCGGCGCAATCAGAATATACGGCCCCAGCTGATTGATGTTTTCCACCATCGCCTCTGTATACTTTTTGGTTACAGCTCCTTTCTTTATAAGTGGGGCAGCGCTCAAAGCTATTGCTTCCTGCCAGTTAACTTTCTCGTTAAACCACTGAATGCAGTTTTCGTCCAGCTGATAATCACTCATCTATCTCTCACCTCATTGATTTATTAATTTTTTTCTTCCCAGTGCAGTATCTGCTGTACTCTGTCTGCATTTGTGAGCAGCTGGTATAAATACTGAAGCTGCGGCAGGTGTGCGTATTTGTCCGGCGTAGCCATGAACAGAACGGCATGGGAGTGAAGCCTATCCTTTTCTATATAAGGCTGTTTCAGCTGTAAGAGGCTGAAACCTGCCCGATTGACGTGCCCGGAATGTGTATGAACAAACGACAGACCCGGCACAATTTCGTATAAATAATTTTTTTCAATTATCGTACGGCGGATATCTTCCAAAAAGTGTTTTTCTACTATATGGTCCTGCTCCAGCAGCGCCACCCCGGTTTGCAGAATCTCATCCAGATCTGTAGAATCCTTGACACAAATCCGCGAAGGGGGAATAAGTGCATGGATGGAATCCGTTGTTTCGGTAATCTTAGTAGAGCCGTTTTTCTGTTTAAGATCTTTGATGAAATGCTCCATTTTTTTGATCTCATTATCTGTAATAATTGGATTTATCGTAACGTAAGGATAAGGGGAATCAGGAAGTGTCACAGTCGATACGATGAAATCCGGTTTTTCCCATCCTTCTGTTTTATGAAGCATCGATACGGCTGCTGTCTGTTTTACTTCCAGCTGAGGAAAGTGCTTCATTAAAGATACTGTCAGCAGCCTTCCTGCTGCGATTCCGCCCGGACACATTACCCAGATCTGGTAGCGCTCATTATCAAAGGAAGCCTTTTCATAAATTGTCGCAAAGCTCATGGCAAGTGGGATCATACTATCCGTATTTCTTATAAAGCTTTCCGGCATATGAGAGGTAAGTGCTTCTTTCACGTGAAACACAATAAACGGATACTGTTCCTCAACTTTTTGTCTGAGTGGATGAATAAACTGAATACCGCAGTCTCCTGCGTAAAAATAGGCACGCCATTCTTTGAATATATGCTGCAGATGCTGGGTGTTGAATCCGGTTAACCCCATTCTTGTACTAATTTCTTCAATAAATGAAATAAACGCTTTATCAGTTTCAAAATCAGGCTCGCTGCCATTGTAAAGATTCGATGTTGCGCTGAGGTAGCAGTAGGCGAACTCCATTTCCCCTTCCCCGGGTTCCATGTTAAATCCCCTGCAGAAGCGCTCCCATACTGCCTGAAACCATTCTTCTATTTTAATTTGTTTATCGCCCACTGAAAGTGTCCTCCCGGAGCGGACACGCTGCATATGAAGCATCCAAACTTTTAAAAAGGCTGTCGGACTCCCGTCGGGTGGAAGTTCTTCTTCTGCTGTCTTTGCAGCGGTTTCCATTTCTTTCACCGAAATTTCTGACCAGTTTAAATAAGGGACTGGATTCATGCTGTTCCATGCTGACTCCAGTTGACTCATCACACTGAGCAGGGCAAGACGCTTGTCTCTTTCACTGCCAGCTAATACGAATCCCTTTCTGCCCCGCTCAAGCGTGAGATTGAAAACCTCAGACCACTTTTCTACTTTTTCCATCTCCTGCAGCACAGTGCCTCGGCTTACATCCACCTCTTCGGCCAGCTGCCGGAGTGACTGACTGAGATCCTGCATGAGCAGCTCGTAGATAATAAGCAGAAATCTCTCCGCTGCCGCATCCGCCCGTCCATAAAGGTTCATCGCCTCATCCAGTTCTTTGCGTTTTCCGGCATCCGGCATTTCTTCAAGCTCCCACACTCCCTGTCCGGAAGCGTGATCGAGATAAACTCCGTATGTCTTAAGCCACTCGGAAACATATTCCATGTCATAACGAATCGTCCGCTCTCCAACTTTGAACATGTCTTCCGTGTCTTTCAACTTGAACTGCGTATGACCGTTTACAATCATCTGAACAAGCTGCCGTCTTCTTGTGTTTATTTTCCTCACCTCCCTGCTGTAAATGAAGTATACAACGGCCACCCTCAAAAATGAATGCGCTTACATTATGAATGTTTTCAAAATAGTCTGAAATAATTTGAACGGTGGAAATGGCTGTTAAATCAACCTTTATAAGGTTTCTTATCTTAAACTGGACCCCTCAGTAACAGAATCTGTTATAGAGAGGATTCTCTTTGTCCTGTATTTGGCTCTTCCAGTAAAAAGACATCTTTGTTTCCTTGTTTTATTAAAGTTACCTTTTCAAGATGTTGTTCAAGTGCCTTTATTAAAATGTTCAATTTGCTTATTTGAACCATATTTAATTACTGCTTCCTGTTTATTCATTATCATATTTGTTTTTATTCTCCCTCTAATAAAAAGGCAATACGGATTAAGTTTTTCGATAGCCCATTACTAACGCTGGCTGACTTTGGCAATGAAGATACCAATACAAATAGTGGAATTAAGAATGGTAACAGTTCTTATATTAGTAGATGATAGTCGCAGTGACACAGGGCGACTACAGAGGAAATCAGCACTTACTTCCGTTAATTTCGTAGAGGGACCACCCGAGTAAATAGCGTAAGACAAACCCTTTGGAAAGTGTGCCACGTAAAACAAAGACTGGTGACTTTTGAGAGGTTTATAAATAATAGATCGAATATATAGTATATTTTTTGGTAAAAACATTTAATTTATAATGTCCAAATACCTGTTAT is a window from the Alkalicoccus halolimnae genome containing:
- a CDS encoding homoserine dehydrogenase, producing MTQQMNIGLLGFGTVGTGVLEIVEQHQDKLAHQIGASVKVKRILVNDLHKDRGSLVTKDQLTDNIDDIINDEEIDAVVEVMGGIEDARLYMKRALESGKHVVTANKDVMALYGSELLQIANEKKCDLFYEASVAGGIPILRTIVEGLASDRITKMMGIVNGTTNYILTQMTKEGRLYDDVLKEAQALGYAEADPTADVEGLDAARKIAILGTLGFSMNLDLDDVSIRGISNVTSQDLAYSKQLGYTMKLVGIANRNDDKVEVSVQPTLVPHDHPLASVDDEFNAVYVYGEAVGETMFYGPGAGKLPTATAVVSDLVEVLKNKRLGVNGNSAIIPQFEKKLKTPEEIHSKYFLRIHAKDIPGTFASLTALFHKNNISLEKILQVPLNEGKLAEIIVVTHEVSKKDYDYVLERLKEEDVVVEVKSSYRAEGEMK
- the thrC gene encoding threonine synthase, coding for MLWRGLLEEYKAYLPVNEKTPMLSLQEGNTPLLPMKHLSEKLGVELFVKYDGANPTGSFKDRGMVMAVAKAKESGSEAIMCASTGNTSAAAAAYAAQAKMRCLVVIPDGKIAMGKLAQAVVYGAEIVSIEGNFDNALQMVRNLEKQTPISLVNSVNPYRIEGQKTSAFEICDALGSAPDILTIPVGNAGNITAYWKGFKEYHEAKKTGLPQMRGFEAEGSAAIVRNEIIDQPETVATAIRIGNPASWDKAVNAADESHGKIDMVTDEEIIEAYKLLAREEGVFAEPASAASIAGLIKQIESGEIKKGSRVVSVLTGNGLKDPNTAIDTALIQPTKLPNEEQVVFDHLLGRVKAT
- the thrB gene encoding homoserine kinase; protein product: MSRQWKIRVPASTANLGPGFDSVGMALSKYLTLHVKQSQEWLFEGNSEHLEGIPKGKENLIYIIADWVAAKYEVELPAAHVKMESDIPLSRGFGSSATAIVAGVELVDQLCNLEMTKEDKAHWASLYEGHPDNVVPSIYGGLVIGSQFEEDTHLVHAGVPTVDLVAVIPSYELSTKESRDTLPEGFTYKAAVAASSIANVLVAAILQDNWKLAGEVMKKDLFHRPYRLPSIPEWQRAELLMEELPVYGATLSGAGPIILFFVPKGKGKEVQLQLRSHYQEQVVEQVSVDADGSTVEVIEADRAAFAAKR
- a CDS encoding DoxX family membrane protein, which produces MFMNFLRNNRYAAGALVFIRLYLGWAWLTAGWGKVTGGFDAGGYLQGVLASEEVAATYPTYYAFIENIAVPNAGLFSFMVAWGELLVGLGLILGIFTTAAAFFGVTMNFAFLFAGTISTNPLLVLLTIFILAAGANAGRFGGDRWVIPYLRTHVLARDWIQDHIPHPKKKAA
- a CDS encoding DUF4352 domain-containing protein; the protein is MKKFGIGLSIAALLTVAACGSEGANEAANADSESSNGNNEETSESNNDSSNEAEENDTENNSDNAEADEEAEEVNNEVNEDTEEVTDEVAEEGWETSVGETVENEGGTFTLHARQDDIDTAETGPVVMEIEQVNAASGELSPDLAAMMETENIEYVQMDITVENTGEEDITFYASQATIATSTGEQLESDMWMSDHIDGEMMSGTSHSGSFFFILENSNAEDIENVRITWSAPHDEDFNDIGEEVDIEVSF
- a CDS encoding PTS ascorbate transporter subunit IIC, giving the protein MEFFEFLMNEILSLPEVLVGLIVMIGLLLQRANFSKVFSGTTKSIIGFLILGAGAGVIIGSLDSLGGIIQDRFEIQGVIPNNEAIVALAQQTLGTETALIMGFGFLANILYARFTPLKYIFLTGHHTFFMAALLSAVLGTAGMSGVALVTTGSLILGGVMVLMPALAQPFMRKITGGNEIAIGHFGTIGYVSAGLVAKAVGNEKKTTEDIKIPEQWSFLRDSLISTALTMVIMFLILVIIAGPEVVGTYAGDQNYIMFGLMQGITFAAGFSIIMYGVRMILTEIVPAFKGIAEKLVPGAKPALDVPIIFPYAPTAVIIGFICSFIGGLIGMFMLGIFSLALIIPGLVPHFFTGAGAGVFGNAVGGRIGAAAGGFTNGILISFIPAFLLPVLGNLGFENTTFGDSDFGVIGILVGALANLFGG
- a CDS encoding PTS sugar transporter subunit IIB gives rise to the protein MKVLCVCGMGFGSSLLLKMTADKVLKNKGVKADVEAVDFSTAQSVQADMILTNNEFASQLQGGRAFVKAIVNMASEQEVENAIDEFLSQN
- a CDS encoding PTS sugar transporter subunit IIA — translated: MSDYQLDENCIQWFNEKVNWQEAIALSAAPLIKKGAVTKKYTEAMVENINQLGPYILIAPNVALPHARPENGVKEAGVALTVFQQDVEFPADSSGEEKQARVFICLAAVDSESHLNMLQTISGWIDNEELINSLLNSESQKEIQQLLYSSKN
- a CDS encoding BglG family transcription antiterminator, translated to MIVNGHTQFKLKDTEDMFKVGERTIRYDMEYVSEWLKTYGVYLDHASGQGVWELEEMPDAGKRKELDEAMNLYGRADAAAERFLLIIYELLMQDLSQSLRQLAEEVDVSRGTVLQEMEKVEKWSEVFNLTLERGRKGFVLAGSERDKRLALLSVMSQLESAWNSMNPVPYLNWSEISVKEMETAAKTAEEELPPDGSPTAFLKVWMLHMQRVRSGRTLSVGDKQIKIEEWFQAVWERFCRGFNMEPGEGEMEFAYCYLSATSNLYNGSEPDFETDKAFISFIEEISTRMGLTGFNTQHLQHIFKEWRAYFYAGDCGIQFIHPLRQKVEEQYPFIVFHVKEALTSHMPESFIRNTDSMIPLAMSFATIYEKASFDNERYQIWVMCPGGIAAGRLLTVSLMKHFPQLEVKQTAAVSMLHKTEGWEKPDFIVSTVTLPDSPYPYVTINPIITDNEIKKMEHFIKDLKQKNGSTKITETTDSIHALIPPSRICVKDSTDLDEILQTGVALLEQDHIVEKHFLEDIRRTIIEKNYLYEIVPGLSFVHTHSGHVNRAGFSLLQLKQPYIEKDRLHSHAVLFMATPDKYAHLPQLQYLYQLLTNADRVQQILHWEEKN